One Melitaea cinxia chromosome 20, ilMelCinx1.1, whole genome shotgun sequence DNA segment encodes these proteins:
- the LOC123663546 gene encoding pupal cuticle protein-like: protein MQSMIILAATLCLAQASYYAGAPAHIQLSHDGKYVLDTPEVAHAKAAHLAAHAQASSAHGAWAPAGHAYISGPAYGAGAHYGAPGAGLHKYGPAPLAHDGRVIDTPEVAHLKAAHIAALSAEAAKTAHGGYAGSYAGLGAGLGAGYGAGYGAGHGAGYAGGYGKWTGPQAHIQLTHDGQYVVDTPEVQHARAAHLHQYAAAAHAAASAPEDHWEGSYGSHGAHGWN from the exons ATGCAGTCTATG ATTATTCTTGCCGCTACCCTTTGCCTCGCGCAAGCATCTTACTACGCAGGCGCCCCAGCCCATATTCAACTCAGCCACGATGGCAAATATGTGCTCGACACACCTGAAGTAGCACACGCCAAGGCCGCCCACCTGGCCGCACACGCTCAAGCCTCCTCCGCTCACGGTGCTTGGGCCCCAGCTGGTCACGCTTACATCTCTGGACCCGCTTACGGCGCCGGCGCCCACTACGGAGCCCCTGGTGCTG GTCTCCACAAATACGGCCCCGCTCCCCTCGCCCACGACGGTCGCGTGATTGACACCCCCGAGGTCGCTCACCTGAAGGCCGCCCACATCGCTGCTCTCTCCGCTGAAGCCGCTAAGACCGCTCACGGTGGCTACGCCGGTTCTTACGCTGGATTGGGTGCTGGATTGGGCGCTGGTTACGGAGCCGGATACGGAGCCGGTCACGGTGCAGGCTACGCTGGTGGTTACGGAAAGTGGACCGGCCCTCAGGCCCACATCCAACTGACCCACGACGGCCAATACGTAGTAGACACCCCTGAGGTCCAACACGCACGCGCTGCTCACTTACACCAGTACGCCGCCGCCGCCCACGCCGCCGCCTCCGCCCCCGAAGATCACTGGGAGGGTTCCTACGGCAGCCACGGAGCCCACGGCTGGAACTAA